In a single window of the Zea mays cultivar B73 chromosome 5, Zm-B73-REFERENCE-NAM-5.0, whole genome shotgun sequence genome:
- the LOC103626157 gene encoding uncharacterized protein: MAKITTMAVVAAIALVLLPVGRGEEMPTAAHPHGLSFESPLALSPAAYDFFHPSARARRAHGVAPVPALAPRGQEQLRPEGVRGQKNIGERSEGRPGRRGRGARGDAPAPQPQGDMRVRRRRSSRASGYRRGVRRGAAPGRSGARWRGRAQVERVVASGPADW, from the coding sequence ATGGCTAAGATCACCACAATGGCGGTAGTGGCGGCGATCGCGCTTGTTCTTCTACCCGTCGGCCGCGGCGAGGAGATGCCCACCGCAGCGCACCCGCACGGGCTCTCCTTCGAGAGCCCGCTCGCTCTGTCGCCGGCTGCTTACGACTTCTTCCACCCCAGCGCTCGCGCCCGACGAGCTCACGGCGTCGCGCCGGTGCCGGCGCTCGCGCCTCGCGGACAGGAGCAGCTGAGGCCTGAGGGAGTCCGCGGTCAGAAGAACATCGGCGAGCGTAGCGAAGGCCGACCTGGACGAAGAGGCCGTGGCGCCCGTGGAGACGCACCGGCGCCTCAACCACAAGGTGACATGCGTGTTCGTCGGCGCCGCAGCAGCCGCGCTAGTGGCTATCGGCGTGGCGTACGCCGTGGTGCGGCGCCGGGTCGTAGCGGCGCGCGGTGGCGCGGGCGCGCCCAAGTCGAACGCGTAGTTGCTTCAGGGCCCGCGGACTGGTAG